The following are encoded together in the Synchiropus splendidus isolate RoL2022-P1 chromosome 7, RoL_Sspl_1.0, whole genome shotgun sequence genome:
- the srrd gene encoding SRR1-like protein: MSDSGEEWQVIRRRKGSARKPKNRQVSGGTICCQEELDVVKTVRRIQDTVAELRCEDFWIDWKEKLLEVAQSLPTSVITNENAQGTESSLPAQLQCVCYGLGPFSSIVSARYQLAMMLLLLEAAQIPMENCFVFDPVFSAGEKSVLKELGLMVLTENEEGKRLATKPSIFYLMHCGKALYNNLLWKNWSTDLLPRIIIIGNSFTGMKDRSVEREFTRDYSFLSQAATMAKERSLTCPSRMIDVFGDTAIMSFSSRSLLKLPELTWKDLAEPQYENCEDLEIILREAQC, translated from the exons ATGTCAGACTCCGGTGAAGAGTGGCAGGTTATCCGGCGACGTAAAGGAAGTGCTCGTAAACCGAAAAACCGTCAAGTATCAGGAGGAACTATTTGCTGTCAGGAGGAGCTGGATGTTGTGAAAACTGTCAGAAGAATTCAAGACACTGT GGCTGAGTTGAGATGTGAGGACTTCTGGATAGACTGGAAAG agaagctgctggaggttGCACAGTCACTCCCAACATCtgtgatcacaaatgaaaatgcGCAGGGGACAGAAAGCTCTCTTCCAGCACAGCTTCAGTGTGTTTGTTATGGACTGGGACCCTTTTCATCCATTGTGTCAGCGCGTTACCAACTTGCCATGatgctcctgctgctggaggcAGCACAG ATCCCCATGGAAAACTGCTTTGTGTTTGACCCTGTGTTCTCCGCTGGTGAGAAGAGTGTTTTAAAAGAACTGGGTCTCATGGTTCTTACGGAAAATGAG GAGGGGAAGCGGCTGGCGACCAAACCCTCCATCTTTTACTTGATGCATTGTGGAAAGGCCCTTTACAACAACCTTCTGTGGAAGAACTGGAGCACTGACCTCTTGCCACGTATCATCATAATTGGAAACAGCTTCACGGGCATGAAGGACAG ATCAGTGGAGAGAGAATTCACCCGTGACTACAGCTTCCTCAGCCAGGCAGCCACCATGGCTAAGGAGAGATCATTGACCTGTCCATCCCGAATGATCGATGTGTTTGGGGACACAGCGATCATGAGCTTTTCCTCCAGAAGCCTTCTGAAACTTCCAGAGTTGACCTGGAAAGATCTTGCTGAACCACAGTATGAGAATTGTGAAGACTTGGAGATCATACTGAGGGAAGCGCAGTGCTAA
- the tfip11 gene encoding tuftelin-interacting protein 11, with amino-acid sequence MSMSHLYGRRGREEEDDGVEVESFEVTEWDLANEFNPERRRHRQTKEQATYGIWADKDSDDDDRPSFGGKRAKDYTAPVNFVSAGLKKTAVEEQQQEKEGGSDEYDDDEDAPSAPSPPRRGAAKKQQGNFRGNQSQRFAGGIHSGQGIGTWEKHTKGIGQKLLQKMGYQPGKGLGKNAQGIINPIEAKVRKGKGAVGAYGNERTQQSLKDFPVVDSEEEEEKEFQKELGQWRKDPAGSAAKKKPKYSYRTVDELKAKGKLAGRSTAASAGELAQVKVIDMTGRELKVYNNYSQMSNKHSIPDEGPPSLARDQKGSGFALPELEHNLQLLIDLTEQDILQSARRLQHEKDVVVSLSHESRALQTRLESEQSSIQRMEAVLALVDRFPTGDTPPGEGPTLQECAKIFEKLQTDYYEEYKTMGLSDLAVAAVQPLLKEKLRSWDPLKDSSYCFEDVGQWKAILESRNLISGDPDTNMDPYHRLLWEVWVPVMRICVAGWQPRNVGPMVDCLDLWSPLLPLWIMDHLLEQLVMPRLQREVDNWNPLTDTVPIHSWIHPWLPLLQSRLEPLYPPIRSKLANALQRWHPSDASARLILQPWKDVFTPGAWEAFMVKNIIPKLALCLEELVINPHQQQMEQFHWVMDWEGMLSPSSMVSLMDKNFFPKWLEVLFSWLNSSPNYEEITNWYLGWKGMFSDALLTQPLIKDKFNEALTIMNRAVSTGMGGYVQPGARENIAYLTQTERRKEFQYEAMQERRDAENVAHRVPSSGIPTNFIDLIRTKADENNIVFMPLVAKRYEGKQLYTFGRIVIYMDRGVVFVQGEKTWVPTSLQSLIDMAK; translated from the exons ATGTCGATGTCCCACCTGTATGGACGACGAGGacgagaggaggaagatgatggcgTCGAAGttgaaagttttgaagtgacagAATGGGATTTGGCAAATGAGTTCAACCCTGAGCGGCGCCGGCACAGACAGACTAAAGAGCAGGCCACCTATGGCATCTGGGCTGATAAGGactctgatgatgatgacaggcCCAGTTTTGGAGGCAAGCG GGCAAAAGACTACACTGCACCAGTGAACTTTGTGAGcgctggtttaaaaaaaactgcagtagAAGAACAACAGCAGGAAAAAGAAGGAGGATCAGatgaatatgatgatgatgaagatgcacCATCAGCACCTTCTCCTCCACGAAGGGGTGCTGCTAAGAAACAACAG GGTAATTTCCGTGGAAACCAGTCTCAGAGGTTTGCAGGTGGCATACACTCTGGACAGGGTATTGGCACATGGGAGAAGCACACAAAGGGAATTGGACAGAAACTGCTCCAGAAAATGGGATACCAACCAGGGAAAGGTTTGGGCAAGAATGCTCAAG GCATCATAAATCCCATTGAAGCAAAGGTTCGCAAAGGAAAGGGAGCAGTTGGAGcatatggcaatgaacgaacACAACAGAGTCTTAAAGATTTTCCAGTTGTTGactcagaggaagaggaggagaag GAGTTTCAAAAGGAGCTTGGTCAGTGGCGTAAGGATCCTGCAGGATCTGCAGCAAAGAAGAAACCCAAGTACTCGTACCGAACTGTAGATGAGCTAAAGGCTAAAGGAAAGCTAGCAGGACGCAGCACAGCTGCGTCAGCAGGAGAGTTGGCTCAAGTTAAG GTTATAGATATGACTGGAAGAGAGCTGAAAGTTTATAACAACTACAGTCAGATGTCCAACAAGCACAGCATTCCAGATGAAGGACCCCCAAGTTTGGCCAGAGATCAGAAGGGGTCTGGTTTTGCCCTTCCAGAGTTGGAGCACAACCTGCAGCTCCTCATAGATCTCACAGAACAGGACATATTACAG TCTGCCAGGCGGCTCCAGCATGAGAAAGATGTGGTTGTGTCTTTGAGCCATGAGTCACGGGCACTGCAGACCCGGTTAGAGTCGGAGCAAAGTTCCATCCAGAGAATGGAAGCTGTGCTGGCACTGGTGGATCGCTTTCCGACTGGAGATACACCTCCTGGGGAGGGACCCACTCTACAG GAATGTGCAAAGATTTTTGAAAAGTTACAAACAGACTATTATGAAGAATATAAAACTATGGGCTTGTCAGACTTGGCAGTTGCTGCGGTTCAGCCCTTACTTAAAGAGAAGCTGCGTTCTTGGGACCCGTTGAAG GACAGTTCTTACTGCTTTGAAGACGTTGGACAGTGGAAAGCGATCCTTGAGTCACGAAACCTCATTTCTGGTGACCCTGATACAAATATGGATCCTTACCACCG ACTCCTGTGGGAGGTCTGGGTACCAGTGATGCGCATCTGTGTGGCAGGTTGGCAGCCTCGTAATGTCGGGCCAATGGTGGACTGTCTGGAtttgtggtctcctcttctgcctcTTTGGATCATGGATCACCTTTTAGAGCAGCTGGTCATGCCCCGACTCCAGCGGGAG GTGGATAACTGGAACCCTTTAACTGACACGGTACCCATCCACTCTTGGATCCATCCTTGGCTGCCTCTGCTCCAGTCACGGCTCGAGCCGCTTTACCCACCAATCAGAAGCAAACTGGCTAATGCTCTGCAGCGATGGCACCCCAGTGATGCGTCAGCACGGCTCATCCTGCAGCCTTGGAAGGATGTTTTCACACCAGGTGCATGGGAGGCCTTCATGGTGAAAAACATCATCCCAAAACTAG CTCTTTGTCTGGAGGAATTGGTCATCAAcccacaccagcagcagatggaACAGTTTCACTGGGTGATGGACTGGGAGGGGATGCTGTCTCCGTCCAGCATGGTGTCCCTCATGGACAAAAACTTCTTCCCTAAGTGGTTAGAG GTCCTGTTCTCATGGTTGAACAGCAGCCCGAACTACGAGGAAATCACCAACTGGTACCTCGGCTGGAAAGGAATGTTCAGCGATGCCTTGTTGACTCAGCCTCTCATAAAGGACAAATTCAACGAAGCACTTACCATCATGAATCGAGCAGTTTCTACAGGAATGG GTGGATATGTACAACCCGGTGCGAGAGAGAATATTGCATACCTGACCCAGACAGAAAGAAGGAAGGAGTTCCAGTATGAGGCCATGCAGGAGCGCAGGGATGCTGAGAATGTTGCTCACAGGGTCCCCAGCAGCGGCATACCCACAAACTTCATCGATCTCATCAGGACCAAGGCGGATGAGAACAACATTGTCTTCATGCCTTTGGTGGCCAAACGCTACGAGGGCAAACAGCTTTACACGTTTGGACGGATCGTGATCTACATGGACAGAGGAGTGGTGTTTGTGCAGGGGGAGAAGACCTGGGTGCCAACGTCACTGCAGAGTCTCATTGACATGGCCAAATGA